A genomic segment from Pararge aegeria chromosome 15, ilParAegt1.1, whole genome shotgun sequence encodes:
- the LOC120629790 gene encoding uncharacterized protein LOC120629790, with amino-acid sequence MDLPSTAPLPDRCVNCAVRFQRNVRRQLLSEATAAVRKLISVWISRELDPLDAVCDKCLTILQDSIQTTNTLRRYGYGNICIPCGSLALRAHQTHDVPVDASERNIILQWLSPDEVERLQHVCMSCWMRATRAVQRNRQHDDKRDFKIQPIDAGDSSNSPQPPPKPTRVEPAIHGALSTINMTNYKRAASSNSKCIFRLCKNVPKVLVPTILKEKLLTDHSFYVPQCARICKYHLKEPHNNWSSLYSASNCSLFTASQMDDLCSLLKSYANRQYNIESIIEHNSTLCNYLLGITYCQFMELLIKIPHINERVKSPKTSLAIYLMKLHTGDTNERLASIFNVAASTVARTFNIVKQCFKTN; translated from the exons atggatTTACCAAGTACTGCACCGTTACCCGACCGTTGTGTCAATTGTGCAGTAAGATTTCAACGCAATGTACGGAGACAATTACTATCCGAAGCAACAGCAGCTGTGCGCAAACTTATATCTGTGTGGATTTCTCGTGAG CTAGACCCACTTGATGCAGTTTGTGATAAATGCTTAACAATATTGCAAGACAGTATTCAGACCACTAATACATTAAGGAGGTATGGGTATGGGAATATTTGCATACCGTGTGGTTCTTTAGCTTTAAGAGCACACCAAACACATGATGTGCCTGTTGACGCCAGTGAAAGAAACATTATATTGCAGTGGTTATCACCAGATGAG GTGGAACGTTTACAACATGTCTGCATGTCTTGCTGGATGAGAGCTACCAGAGCTGTTCAAAGGAACAGACAACATGATGataaaagagattttaaaatacagCCTATAGATGCTGGAGACAGTAGTAACTCCCCGCAACCGCCCCCTAAGCCTACAAGGGTTGAGCCAGCCATTCACGGAGCACTGTCAACCATTAATATGACAAATTACAAGCGTGCTGCTTCTTCAAAcagtaaatgtatttttaggTTATGTAAAAATGTACCTAAAGTATTAGTACCTACTATACTGAAGGAGAAATTACTTACTGACCACTCATTCTATGTGCCACAGTGTGCTCGTATCTGTAAATACCACTTAAAAGAACCTCATAACAATTGGAGTAGTTTATACAGCGCAAGTAACTGTTCTCTTTTTACTGCATCTCAAATGGACGACCTGTGTTCACTTCTTAAAAGTTATGCAAATAGACAATATAATATTGAAAGTATTATTGAGCATAATTCAACATTATGCAACTATTTGTTGGGCATCACCTATTGTCAGTTTATGgaattattaattaagataCCACATATAAATGAAAGAGTTAAATCTCCTAAAACAAGTCTAGCTATCTATTTAATGAAACTACACACAGGAGACACTAATGAACGCCTCGCTTCTATTTTTAATGTAGCTGCATCAACTGTGGCCAGAACCTTTAATATTGTAAAGCAGTGTTTTAAGACCAATTAA